In Pseudomonas putida, a genomic segment contains:
- a CDS encoding ABC transporter permease, translating to MDLDLLGNILYAMVRCGTPLLLVALGELICEKSGVLNLGQEGMMLFGAVVGFIAAYATGNLWLGVLMACLAGMLLSGLFALVALGCQANQVATGLALTIFGVGLSSFVGTAWVGKPLTGFEPVAFPVLADLPIVGHMLFNQDVLVYLSFALFALVAWVLLKSRIGLVLQAVGENPDAASAMGLPVLRVRTLAVLFGGAMAGLAGGYLSLAYTPMWAENMTAGRGWIALALVVFASWRVFRLLLGAYLFGLASILHLVAQGIGVSFPANLLAMLPYVATILVLVVLSRDAIKTRLYAPVSLGQPWKAGR from the coding sequence ATGGATCTCGATCTGCTGGGCAACATCCTCTACGCCATGGTGCGCTGCGGCACGCCACTCTTGCTGGTCGCCCTCGGCGAACTGATCTGCGAAAAGAGCGGCGTACTCAACCTCGGCCAGGAAGGCATGATGCTGTTCGGTGCGGTGGTGGGCTTCATCGCCGCCTATGCCACCGGCAACCTGTGGCTCGGCGTGCTGATGGCGTGCCTGGCCGGCATGCTGCTGTCGGGGCTGTTCGCCCTGGTGGCGCTCGGCTGCCAGGCCAACCAGGTGGCCACCGGTCTTGCCCTGACCATCTTCGGCGTGGGCCTGTCGTCCTTCGTCGGCACCGCCTGGGTCGGCAAACCGTTGACCGGCTTCGAGCCGGTGGCGTTCCCTGTGCTGGCGGACCTGCCCATCGTCGGTCACATGCTATTCAACCAGGACGTGCTGGTCTACCTGTCCTTCGCGCTGTTCGCGCTGGTTGCCTGGGTGCTGCTGAAAAGCCGGATCGGCCTGGTGCTGCAAGCTGTGGGCGAAAACCCCGATGCCGCCAGTGCCATGGGCCTGCCAGTGCTGCGCGTGCGCACCCTGGCAGTGCTGTTCGGCGGTGCCATGGCCGGGCTGGCGGGTGGTTATCTGTCGCTGGCCTACACGCCGATGTGGGCCGAGAACATGACTGCCGGGCGCGGCTGGATCGCACTGGCGCTGGTGGTGTTCGCCAGCTGGCGGGTGTTCCGGCTGCTGCTCGGTGCCTACCTGTTCGGCCTGGCCAGCATTCTCCACCTGGTGGCCCAGGGCATTGGTGTGAGCTTCCCGGCCAACCTGCTGGCGATGCTGCCCTACGTGGCGACGATCCTGGTGCTGGTGGTGCTGTCGCGTGATGCGATCAAGACCCGCCTGTACGCGCCGGTGTCGCTCGGCCAGCCGTGGAAGGCCGGGCGTTGA
- a CDS encoding BMP family ABC transporter substrate-binding protein: protein MHRKKTKNLLRILAVAIGLTSALCACAADPLKVGFVYIGPIGDHGWTYQHEQGRQALIKQFGDKVETSFVENVPEGADAERVLRNMAKGGYDLVFATSFGYMNPAAKVAKQFPKVTFEHATGYKQDKNLGTYLATSYEGRYVGGYLAAKMTKTKKIGYVASFPIPEVLRDINAIQLALDKYNPGTEIKVVWVNSWFDPGKEADAANALIDQGVDVLFQHTDSPAPIQTAERRGIYAVGYASDMAHFGPKAVLTSIVNNWGPHYIKSTQAVMDGTWKSQDYWGGLAEGTVELPISDLVPADVKSGAEQIIASIKDGSFHPFTGPILDQSGAVRIADGVVASNAELAGMNYYVKGVTAQLPK from the coding sequence ATGCATCGGAAAAAAACCAAGAATCTGCTACGCATCCTGGCCGTCGCCATCGGCCTCACCAGCGCGCTGTGCGCCTGCGCCGCCGACCCGTTGAAGGTCGGTTTCGTCTACATCGGCCCAATCGGCGACCACGGCTGGACCTACCAGCATGAACAGGGTCGCCAGGCCCTGATCAAGCAGTTCGGCGACAAGGTCGAGACCAGCTTCGTCGAGAACGTGCCTGAAGGCGCCGACGCCGAGCGCGTGCTGCGCAACATGGCCAAGGGCGGCTACGACCTGGTCTTCGCCACTTCGTTCGGCTACATGAACCCCGCCGCCAAGGTCGCCAAGCAATTCCCCAAGGTCACCTTCGAACACGCCACCGGCTACAAGCAGGACAAGAACCTTGGCACTTATCTCGCCACCTCCTACGAGGGCCGCTACGTCGGCGGCTATCTCGCGGCGAAGATGACCAAGACCAAGAAGATCGGCTACGTCGCCTCGTTCCCGATCCCGGAAGTGCTCCGCGATATCAACGCCATCCAGCTGGCCCTGGACAAGTACAACCCCGGCACCGAGATCAAGGTGGTGTGGGTCAACTCCTGGTTCGACCCAGGCAAGGAAGCCGATGCTGCCAATGCCTTGATCGACCAGGGCGTCGATGTGCTGTTCCAGCACACCGATAGCCCGGCACCGATCCAGACCGCCGAGCGTCGCGGCATCTACGCGGTCGGCTACGCCTCGGACATGGCTCACTTCGGGCCGAAAGCGGTGCTGACCTCGATCGTCAACAACTGGGGCCCGCACTACATCAAGAGCACCCAGGCGGTCATGGATGGCACCTGGAAATCCCAGGACTACTGGGGCGGCCTGGCCGAAGGCACCGTCGAGCTGCCGATCAGCGACCTGGTCCCGGCCGACGTGAAAAGCGGTGCCGAGCAGATCATCGCGAGCATCAAGGACGGCTCGTTCCACCCGTTCACCGGCCCCATCCTCGACCAGAGCGGTGCGGTGCGCATCGCCGATGGCGTCGTGGCCAGCAACGCCGAGCTGGCCGGCATGAACTACTACGTCAAAGGCGTCACCGCGCAACTGCCCAAGTGA
- a CDS encoding ABC transporter ATP-binding protein, whose protein sequence is MVSPAHATVPRESGMALDIRGLSHAFDLGDKRLPVLDNVDLQLQPGESVGLLGPSGCGKSTLLRLVAGLEGLQHGHLLADGGAIDGPHHSRVLVFQDPTLYPWRSVWDNVALGLQARGQLKTQRARVDETLRKVGLLEFRDAYPRQLSGGMAQRAALARALINEPRLLLLDEPLGKLDSLTRIAMQSELIRLWQQQAYSSLLVTHDVEEALLLCDRVLVFSARPARVLAELKVERPYPRRRDDPRLLELRQHALELLGQGTDW, encoded by the coding sequence ATGGTAAGTCCCGCCCACGCCACCGTGCCCCGTGAAAGTGGCATGGCCCTGGACATTCGTGGCCTGAGCCATGCCTTCGACCTGGGCGACAAGCGCCTGCCGGTGCTCGACAACGTCGACCTGCAGTTGCAGCCTGGGGAAAGCGTCGGGCTGCTCGGCCCATCCGGCTGCGGCAAGTCCACCCTGCTGCGCCTGGTTGCCGGCCTGGAAGGCCTCCAGCACGGCCATTTGCTGGCGGACGGCGGCGCGATCGACGGCCCGCACCATTCGCGGGTGCTGGTGTTCCAGGATCCCACGCTCTACCCCTGGCGCAGCGTGTGGGACAACGTCGCCCTCGGCTTGCAGGCCCGGGGTCAACTGAAGACGCAACGGGCGCGGGTCGACGAGACGTTGCGCAAGGTCGGCTTGCTGGAGTTTCGCGATGCTTACCCGCGACAGCTTTCAGGCGGCATGGCACAGCGCGCGGCGCTGGCCCGGGCGCTGATCAACGAGCCGCGCCTGCTGCTGCTCGACGAACCGCTCGGCAAGCTCGACTCACTGACGCGGATCGCTATGCAGAGCGAGTTGATCCGTTTGTGGCAGCAACAGGCCTACAGTTCGTTGCTGGTGACTCATGATGTGGAGGAAGCACTGTTGCTGTGTGACCGGGTGCTGGTGTTCTCGGCCCGACCGGCGCGGGTGTTGGCCGAGTTGAAGGTCGAGCGACCGTATCCGCGGCGGCGGGATGACCCGCGGCTGCTGGAGTTGCGCCAGCATGCGCTGGAACTGTTGGGTCAGGGGACGGATTGGTGA
- a CDS encoding ABC transporter ATP-binding protein, whose product MSEFPSSLRLELRAITKRYPGTLANDRIDLRIAPGEIHALLGENGAGKSTLMKIIYGVTAPDAGQVLWEGQPVQVRDPAQARNLGIGMVFQHFSLFETLTVAENIALALGREAGTPRQLAPRIREVSQRYGMGLAPERLVHSLSIGERQRVEIVRCLMQDIKLLILDEPTSVLTPQEVDELFVILRALAAEGCSIMFISHKLNEVRALCHSATVLRAGRVSGDCVPAHCSDLELARLMVGDAEGLEASYAKSAGGLPRLRVDDLSWRNKDPFGTSFEHLRLEVRSGEIVGIAGVAGNGQDELLALLSGEARLPTSERERITLDNQPMAHLHPDARRALGLAFVPAERLGHGAVPDMTLADNALLTAFQQGLVSWGLIRSGKVQALAEQIIQRFAVKTPDAQATARSLSGGNLQKFILGREILQNPKLLVAAHPTWGVDVGAAAAIHRALIALRDAGAAILVISEDLDELFQISDRIGALCSGRLSPLKATAQTHTVEVGGWMAGQFDAPQDAA is encoded by the coding sequence ATGTCCGAATTCCCCTCGTCCCTGCGCCTGGAACTGCGCGCCATTACCAAGCGCTACCCAGGCACGCTGGCCAACGACCGCATCGACCTGCGCATCGCCCCTGGTGAAATCCATGCCCTGCTCGGCGAGAACGGCGCGGGCAAAAGCACCTTGATGAAGATCATCTACGGCGTCACCGCGCCCGACGCCGGCCAGGTGCTGTGGGAAGGCCAACCCGTGCAGGTACGCGACCCCGCCCAGGCCCGCAACCTGGGGATCGGCATGGTGTTCCAGCACTTCTCCCTGTTCGAGACCCTGACCGTGGCGGAAAACATCGCCCTGGCCCTGGGCCGCGAAGCCGGTACGCCCCGGCAACTGGCGCCCCGCATCCGCGAGGTTTCGCAGCGCTACGGCATGGGCCTTGCGCCCGAGCGCCTGGTGCACAGCCTGTCGATCGGCGAGCGTCAGCGCGTGGAAATCGTTCGCTGCCTGATGCAGGACATCAAGCTGCTGATCCTCGATGAACCCACCTCGGTGCTGACCCCGCAGGAGGTCGACGAGCTGTTCGTCATCTTGCGCGCGCTGGCCGCCGAGGGCTGCAGCATCATGTTCATCAGCCACAAGCTCAACGAAGTCCGCGCCCTCTGCCACAGCGCCACCGTGCTGCGCGCCGGTCGTGTTTCCGGCGACTGCGTGCCGGCCCATTGCAGCGACCTGGAGCTGGCGCGCTTGATGGTCGGCGACGCCGAAGGGCTGGAGGCCAGCTACGCGAAAAGTGCCGGTGGTTTGCCACGCCTGCGTGTAGACGACCTCAGCTGGCGCAACAAAGACCCATTCGGGACCTCGTTCGAGCATCTGCGCCTGGAAGTGCGCAGCGGCGAGATCGTCGGTATCGCCGGGGTCGCCGGCAATGGCCAGGACGAGCTGTTGGCGCTGCTCAGCGGTGAAGCTCGCCTGCCCACCAGCGAACGCGAGCGTATCACCCTGGACAACCAACCCATGGCCCACCTGCACCCCGATGCCCGTCGCGCCCTGGGCCTGGCCTTCGTCCCTGCGGAGCGCCTGGGCCATGGCGCCGTGCCGGACATGACCCTCGCCGACAACGCCCTGCTCACCGCCTTCCAGCAAGGTCTGGTCAGCTGGGGGCTGATCCGTTCGGGCAAGGTGCAGGCCCTGGCCGAGCAGATCATCCAGCGCTTCGCGGTGAAAACGCCCGACGCTCAGGCCACAGCGCGCAGCCTCTCCGGCGGCAACCTGCAAAAATTCATCCTTGGCCGCGAGATCCTGCAGAACCCCAAGCTGCTGGTCGCCGCCCACCCCACCTGGGGCGTCGACGTCGGCGCCGCCGCGGCCATCCACCGTGCCTTGATCGCCTTGCGCGACGCCGGCGCCGCGATCCTGGTGATCTCCGAAGACCTCGATGAGCTGTTCCAGATCAGCGACCGCATCGGTGCACTGTGCAGCGGGCGCCTTTCGCCGCTCAAGGCCACCGCCCAGACCCATACCGTGGAGGTCGGCGGCTGGATGGCCGGCCAGTTCGACGCCCCGCAAGACGCCGCCTGA
- a CDS encoding ABC transporter permease — MPTYSLEQTQPKVAPAAAIWRAGLLAALAWIALGLFTELYPDGGKPWPYTFELAVAAAVVGVLLALIALLPGPFARLVQRLRPAGAWLAALPVLLGAWLLVTAKVVLLPVPFFAPPQALIEVFLDDWPRLGESLLHSLWLLINGVVLGGSAGFIAGVAIGWSHRIGYWVHPVLRILGPVPSTALLPICFFFFPSSWSASVFLIALATWFPVTVLTWSGVASVDKAYYEVARTLGASSRFLVLRVAIPAALPHVFVGLFMGLGASFSVLVVAEMMGVKAGLGWYLQWAQGWAAYANMYAALLVMALLCSGLITLLFIVRDRVLSWQKGAVKW, encoded by the coding sequence ATGCCGACGTATTCGCTTGAGCAAACCCAGCCCAAGGTCGCACCCGCTGCAGCCATCTGGCGAGCGGGCCTGCTGGCGGCACTGGCGTGGATAGCCCTGGGCCTTTTCACCGAACTGTACCCAGATGGCGGCAAGCCATGGCCGTACACCTTCGAGCTGGCCGTTGCAGCGGCTGTGGTGGGCGTGTTGCTGGCGCTGATCGCCCTGCTGCCAGGGCCGTTCGCCCGCCTCGTGCAACGCCTGCGCCCCGCTGGTGCGTGGCTGGCGGCGTTGCCGGTATTGTTGGGCGCCTGGCTGCTGGTGACGGCCAAGGTGGTGCTGTTGCCGGTGCCGTTCTTCGCCCCGCCCCAGGCGCTGATCGAAGTCTTCCTCGACGACTGGCCACGCCTGGGCGAAAGCCTGCTGCATTCGCTGTGGTTGCTGATCAACGGCGTGGTGCTCGGAGGCAGCGCCGGTTTCATCGCCGGGGTGGCCATTGGCTGGTCGCACCGGATCGGCTACTGGGTGCACCCGGTGCTGCGGATTCTTGGCCCGGTGCCATCCACGGCGCTGCTGCCGATCTGCTTTTTCTTCTTTCCCTCCAGCTGGAGCGCCAGCGTCTTCCTGATCGCCCTGGCGACCTGGTTCCCGGTCACCGTGCTGACCTGGTCGGGCGTCGCCAGTGTCGACAAGGCCTACTACGAGGTGGCGCGAACGTTAGGTGCCAGCTCGCGTTTCCTGGTCTTGCGGGTGGCTATTCCCGCCGCGCTGCCGCATGTCTTCGTCGGCCTGTTCATGGGCTTGGGCGCGTCGTTCTCGGTGCTGGTGGTGGCCGAGATGATGGGCGTCAAGGCAGGGCTCGGCTGGTACCTGCAATGGGCCCAGGGCTGGGCGGCCTACGCCAACATGTACGCCGCGCTGTTGGTGATGGCCCTGCTCTGCTCGGGCCTGATCACCTTGTTGTTCATCGTCCGCGACCGGGTGTTGTCCTGGCAGAAAGGAGCCGTCAAATGGTAA
- a CDS encoding PAS domain-containing sensor histidine kinase — protein sequence MGTLEMNVFALLDKDPQPSLLVAADAQPLGQNAALQALMSGVGSLQRCLPGNHVALVHACLHQGRAIEEVEIEVGERILLWTYIPDSARQQALVRCRDASEERRSSREASRARRLYRLITENTTDLISRHSPKGHFLDASPAAFRLLGLWPEQLRDQPVQALLHPDDCGQPLLLAAAALAQDGYHTMTCRVRHADGHYRWFEIASRAIRETYTGAVVEIISVSRDISVRVEAQENRRRLAEVVEANTDLVLFSDRQGRLSYLNASARRALALEGLEALPELASLLDESTRQALAQEGWDCAERNGVWQAEARLQPWREGAAFPVSLVLLAHRSAGGERYYSLVARDMTEHELRERQQRRHQDELAHTARLVTLGELASGIAHEINQPLAAVANYAAASQRYLLGLDHEPKARERIGQGLQRISEQATHAAEVIRRLRAFLRKGPRRLQALDVAEVASEAVRLCAWEAARDQVAVELYMAAGLPAVYADRVLLEQVLINLLRNAIDANREQHANQPSCILLGAERQGDWLEIEVTDQGPGVPAERLDEIFTPFITSKPEGLGLGLSMSRSIVEGFGGSLRARSGAQGGLVLCCRLPVNN from the coding sequence ATGGGTACCCTGGAAATGAACGTCTTTGCCTTGCTGGACAAGGATCCACAGCCCAGTCTGCTGGTGGCTGCCGACGCCCAGCCGCTGGGCCAGAATGCCGCGCTGCAGGCCCTGATGTCTGGCGTAGGCAGCCTGCAACGCTGCCTGCCAGGCAATCACGTTGCGTTGGTGCACGCTTGCCTGCACCAGGGGCGAGCCATCGAAGAGGTCGAAATCGAGGTCGGCGAGCGCATCTTGTTGTGGACCTACATTCCCGATTCAGCCAGGCAGCAGGCCCTGGTACGTTGTCGCGATGCCAGCGAGGAGCGCCGCAGTAGCCGGGAAGCCAGCCGCGCCCGACGGCTGTACCGGTTGATCACCGAAAACACCACCGACCTGATCTCCCGCCACAGCCCCAAGGGCCACTTCCTCGATGCATCGCCCGCGGCGTTCCGCTTGTTGGGGCTGTGGCCTGAGCAATTGCGCGACCAGCCGGTGCAGGCGCTCCTGCATCCGGACGACTGCGGCCAGCCACTGTTGCTGGCGGCAGCGGCCCTGGCCCAGGATGGCTATCACACCATGACGTGCCGGGTACGCCACGCCGATGGACACTACCGTTGGTTCGAGATCGCCAGCCGGGCCATTCGCGAAACCTACACCGGCGCGGTGGTGGAAATCATCAGCGTGTCGCGTGACATCAGCGTGCGGGTCGAGGCCCAGGAAAACCGCCGGCGCCTGGCCGAAGTGGTCGAGGCCAACACCGACCTGGTGCTGTTCAGCGACCGCCAGGGCCGACTGAGCTACCTCAATGCCTCGGCCCGCCGTGCCCTGGCTCTCGAAGGGCTGGAGGCGCTGCCGGAACTGGCCTCGCTGCTCGATGAAAGCACCCGCCAGGCTCTTGCGCAGGAGGGCTGGGATTGCGCAGAGCGCAACGGCGTGTGGCAGGCCGAAGCACGCTTGCAACCCTGGCGCGAGGGCGCCGCGTTTCCGGTTTCCCTGGTACTGCTGGCCCATCGCTCCGCTGGCGGTGAACGCTATTACTCGCTGGTGGCGCGCGACATGACCGAGCATGAACTGCGTGAGCGCCAGCAGCGTCGACACCAGGACGAACTGGCCCACACCGCACGGCTGGTAACCCTGGGCGAGCTGGCCTCGGGCATCGCCCACGAGATCAACCAGCCGCTGGCGGCGGTGGCCAATTATGCCGCCGCCAGCCAGCGCTACCTGCTCGGCCTGGACCACGAGCCCAAGGCCCGCGAGCGCATCGGCCAAGGTCTGCAGCGCATCAGTGAACAGGCCACCCATGCCGCCGAGGTGATTCGCCGGCTGCGCGCCTTCCTGCGCAAGGGGCCGCGCCGGCTGCAGGCGCTGGACGTGGCCGAAGTGGCCAGCGAGGCGGTGCGCTTGTGTGCCTGGGAAGCGGCCCGCGACCAGGTGGCGGTCGAGCTGTACATGGCCGCGGGCCTGCCAGCGGTCTATGCCGACCGGGTGTTGCTGGAGCAGGTGCTGATCAACCTGTTGCGCAATGCCATCGACGCCAACCGCGAGCAGCACGCCAACCAACCCTCCTGTATCCTGCTCGGCGCCGAGCGCCAGGGCGATTGGCTGGAGATCGAGGTGACGGATCAAGGACCAGGGGTACCGGCCGAGCGTCTCGATGAGATCTTCACTCCGTTCATCACCAGCAAACCCGAGGGCTTGGGCCTGGGCCTGTCGATGAGCCGGAGCATCGTCGAAGGCTTTGGCGGCAGCCTGCGCGCACGCAGTGGCGCGCAGGGTGGGCTGGTGCTGTGCTGCCGGTTGCCGGTGAACAACTGA
- a CDS encoding 2-oxoglutarate and iron-dependent oxygenase domain-containing protein: protein MNSLPIIDIAPLYQDDPAARHAVARQIDAACRQWGFYYIKGHPIAATRIAQLQAVAQDFFARPAEEKLRIDITQSMHHRGYGAIATEQLDPNRPSDLKETFDMGLHMSAEHPDVLAAKPLRGPNRHPAIAGWEALMQQHYQDMHELSLTLLRAMAEALGIEPDFFDQRFAEPISVFRMIHYPPRQTASSAEQQGAGAHTDYGCVTLLYQDNAGGLQVRSVDGEWIDAPPIEGTYVVNIGDMMARWSNDRYKSTPHRVISPLGVDRYSMPFFAEPHPDTEISCLPNCSSSDNPPKYPPVSCSAYMLSRFAETYAYRREESLA from the coding sequence ATGAACAGCCTGCCGATCATCGACATCGCCCCGCTCTACCAAGACGATCCCGCCGCCCGCCACGCCGTGGCGCGGCAGATCGACGCCGCCTGCCGGCAATGGGGCTTCTACTACATCAAGGGGCACCCGATCGCGGCCACGCGCATCGCCCAGTTGCAAGCGGTGGCACAAGATTTCTTCGCCCGCCCGGCCGAAGAGAAACTGCGCATCGACATCACCCAGAGCATGCACCATCGCGGTTACGGCGCCATCGCCACCGAGCAGCTCGACCCCAACCGGCCGAGCGACCTCAAGGAAACCTTCGACATGGGTTTGCACATGAGCGCCGAACACCCCGACGTGCTTGCGGCAAAACCCCTGCGCGGCCCCAACCGCCACCCGGCGATCGCCGGGTGGGAGGCCCTGATGCAACAGCACTACCAGGACATGCATGAGCTGTCGCTGACTCTGCTGCGGGCGATGGCCGAGGCATTGGGCATCGAGCCGGACTTCTTCGACCAGCGCTTCGCCGAGCCGATCAGTGTGTTCCGCATGATCCACTATCCACCACGCCAGACCGCCAGCAGCGCCGAACAGCAAGGGGCCGGCGCGCATACCGACTATGGCTGCGTGACGTTGTTGTACCAGGACAACGCAGGTGGTTTGCAGGTGCGCAGCGTGGACGGCGAATGGATCGACGCCCCCCCCATCGAAGGCACCTACGTGGTCAACATCGGCGACATGATGGCGCGCTGGAGCAACGATCGCTACAAGTCCACGCCGCACCGGGTGATCAGCCCGCTGGGTGTCGATCGTTACTCGATGCCGTTCTTCGCCGAACCGCACCCCGACACCGAGATCAGCTGCCTGCCCAACTGCTCCAGCAGCGACAACCCGCCGAAGTACCCGCCCGTATCGTGCAGCGCCTACATGCTGTCGCGGTTTGCCGAGACCTATGCCTACCGGCGCGAGGAGTCGCTGGCCTGA
- a CDS encoding ABC transporter permease — protein sequence MLLSLEPRIQQSRAMLLLSPLLAGLLTLVSGALLFSALGHDPLLTFHTLLIEPISDFYGLCELLLKALPILLCAFGLAVAYQARIWNIGAEGQLLIGALAGSALAIQIIDWESHWALLWVLAAGTLAGALWGALAAWLRTHFNANEILTTIMLNYIALNLLLYFVHGPLKDPDGFSFPQSAMFGDASRLPALFEDGRLHVGLYFVLLALVAAWVLLHKSFLGFQIKVLGLDQRAAGFVGFREKRLVWLALLISGGLAGLAGVCEVSGPIGQLVPQVSPGYGYAAITVAFLGRLNPLGILVAGLLMALLYLGGENAQMSLNLPQSLTGLFQGMMLFYLLACDVLILYRPRLKLHWRRRAPLAETASA from the coding sequence ATGTTGTTATCCCTCGAACCCCGTATCCAGCAATCGCGCGCCATGTTGCTGCTGTCCCCGCTGCTCGCCGGCCTGCTGACCCTGGTCAGCGGCGCCCTGCTGTTCAGCGCCCTGGGCCATGACCCGCTGCTGACCTTCCATACCTTGCTGATCGAGCCGATCAGCGATTTCTACGGCCTCTGTGAACTGCTGCTCAAGGCGTTGCCGATCCTGCTCTGCGCCTTCGGGCTGGCCGTGGCCTACCAGGCGCGCATCTGGAACATCGGCGCCGAGGGCCAACTGTTGATCGGCGCCCTGGCCGGCAGTGCCCTGGCAATTCAGATCATCGACTGGGAAAGCCACTGGGCGCTGCTCTGGGTGCTGGCTGCCGGCACCCTCGCCGGCGCCCTGTGGGGAGCGCTTGCAGCCTGGCTGCGGACGCACTTCAACGCCAACGAAATCCTCACCACCATCATGCTCAACTACATCGCCTTGAACCTGCTGTTGTACTTCGTGCATGGCCCGCTGAAGGACCCGGACGGCTTCAGCTTCCCGCAGTCGGCGATGTTCGGCGACGCCAGCCGCCTGCCGGCATTGTTCGAGGATGGCAGGTTGCATGTCGGCCTGTATTTCGTGCTGCTGGCCCTGGTGGCGGCGTGGGTATTGCTGCACAAGAGCTTCCTGGGTTTCCAGATCAAGGTACTAGGGCTCGACCAACGCGCCGCCGGCTTCGTTGGCTTTCGCGAAAAACGCCTGGTCTGGCTGGCGCTGTTGATCAGCGGCGGCCTGGCGGGCCTGGCTGGGGTCTGCGAGGTCAGCGGGCCGATAGGCCAACTGGTGCCGCAGGTCTCTCCTGGCTACGGCTATGCGGCGATCACCGTGGCCTTTCTCGGGCGCCTGAACCCGCTCGGCATCCTGGTGGCGGGGCTGCTGATGGCGCTGCTCTACCTGGGTGGCGAGAACGCGCAGATGAGCCTCAACCTGCCGCAGTCGCTGACCGGCCTGTTCCAGGGAATGATGCTGTTCTACCTGCTCGCCTGCGACGTGCTGATCCTCTACCGGCCGCGCCTGAAACTGCACTGGCGCCGCCGTGCGCCGCTGGCGGAAACCGCCAGCGCCTGA
- a CDS encoding response regulator transcription factor has protein sequence MLKTKVYVVDDDQGMLDSTVWLLESVGLEAVPFTHGQAFLDALEPSGPACVLLDVRMPGMGGLAVQDALRKRGLELPVIFVSGHADVPIVVRAFKAGACDFIEKPYNDQLLLDSVQAALQRAGNSYIGATEQAQVQQRIDSLTPRERDVFIPLVQGLSNREIAERLDVSVKTIDLYRGRVMKRMQAESLPALVGMAIACGQVEAIGLRAKAPVPVAEVS, from the coding sequence GTGCTGAAGACGAAGGTGTATGTGGTCGATGACGACCAGGGCATGCTCGATTCGACGGTCTGGCTGCTGGAATCGGTCGGCCTGGAGGCTGTGCCGTTCACCCATGGCCAGGCGTTTCTCGATGCCCTGGAGCCCAGCGGCCCGGCCTGCGTATTGCTCGATGTGCGGATGCCCGGCATGGGCGGGTTGGCCGTGCAGGATGCCTTGCGCAAGCGCGGGCTCGAGCTGCCGGTGATTTTCGTCAGTGGTCATGCCGATGTGCCGATCGTGGTACGCGCGTTCAAGGCCGGCGCCTGCGACTTCATCGAGAAACCCTACAACGACCAGTTGCTGCTCGATAGCGTGCAGGCGGCTTTGCAGCGGGCGGGGAACTCCTACATCGGAGCAACGGAACAGGCCCAGGTGCAGCAGCGAATCGACAGCCTTACGCCGCGTGAGCGGGACGTGTTCATCCCATTGGTGCAGGGCTTGAGCAACCGCGAAATCGCCGAGCGCCTCGACGTCAGCGTCAAGACCATCGACCTCTATCGCGGCCGGGTGATGAAGCGCATGCAGGCTGAAAGCCTGCCTGCGCTGGTGGGAATGGCGATCGCCTGTGGTCAGGTCGAGGCGATCGGTTTGCGCGCCAAGGCGCCAGTGCCGGTAGCGGAAGTTTCCTGA